The sequence CAAGCATATCTTGCTGTCTGGATTCGTGCGTGCGGGAGGGTTAAAGCCTGTTGTGCGGCGGAGCCGTCATGTATACATGGCCCTCTtcggggaagggagaggaggtgagacGAAGGAGAATGTGGGAGAGAAACAGGCTCTGTATTTCTAAAAGATGCAGGCAGCATCTGAGCGTACGCAACTCCGCCTTTATTCATTTGCATGAAAGATGAGGGtgtacacacaggcaaaggCTAAGAAAGGGTTTGTGGGTGGGTCCAAGTGCCCATAATCATCAGTTGCCACTGTCGAGGTGAGCACATTCTTTTAGCTCTGTCTGCAGTCCTTTTTCCTGTGGCTCTCCATCCGTATCGTTGCTCGTGGAActtttcatctctctttcgtgCATTTGACTTTACTTTCTGTCTCTGACAGCTTCATACCAATACGCTCACAGAGGGACGCATATTTAGCTAGGACGCCTGTTGTGGGGTGAGATGAGGTGCTGAAGCGGGGGAGcgggagaaagaagaggcacGGCAGGGTAGGccggagaggaagggaagtaGGGGAGGAGAATGcggaaaaagaaacaagaaGTCTATAATTGGGTGTGTTGCAGACGCGCTCAGCAAAAGCTACGGTGTGACGATTGATTTACGCGTAGCCGTACAGGATGTGGCCGCGCTTGCGAAGCGCATTCACGACATCGACCGCCGTGACTGTCTTCTTGCGCGCGTACTCGGTGTaggccgtgctgcagcgcacaatGTCCTCCACGTAGGCCTTcagcacgcggcgcacctcctcgtagAGGTCGCCCGAAATGCGCTtcacgccaccgcggcgcgcCATGCGGCGGATGCAGCCGCGCGTGATGCCGC comes from Leishmania panamensis strain MHOM/PA/94/PSC-1 chromosome 6 sequence and encodes:
- a CDS encoding histone H4 (TriTrypDB/GeneDB-style sysID: LpmP.06.0010); translated protein: MAKGKRSADAKGSQKRQKKVLRDNIRGITRGCIRRMARRGGVKRISGDLYEEVRRVLKAYVEDIVRCSTAYTEYARKKTVTAVDVVNALRKRGHILYGYA